A region from the Azospirillaceae bacterium genome encodes:
- a CDS encoding prolyl oligopeptidase family serine peptidase, whose translation MPLNGDNPTLLTAYGGFNLSRLPTYSATIGRLWLDRGGVYVVANIRGGGEFGPAWHDAALKTHRQKSFDDFTAVARDLIGRQVTRSARLGISGGSNGGLLMGVELTQHPELWGAVAIKVPLLDMLRYEAIAAGSSWVAEYGSVAVPEERAFLASYSPYQRLDPTKAYPETLIMTATHDDRVGPGHARKFAARMEALGKPVLFYESDEGGHGTRGLDDAARARGPALELAYFAARLMPQRREALPAGQVVAGAGN comes from the coding sequence ATGCCGCTGAACGGCGACAACCCGACCCTGCTGACCGCCTATGGCGGGTTCAACCTGTCGCGCCTGCCGACATATTCCGCCACCATCGGCCGACTGTGGCTGGACCGGGGCGGGGTCTACGTCGTGGCCAACATCCGGGGTGGTGGCGAGTTCGGTCCCGCCTGGCACGACGCGGCGCTGAAGACCCATCGGCAGAAGTCGTTCGACGATTTCACCGCCGTGGCGCGCGACCTGATCGGCCGCCAGGTGACGCGGTCGGCCCGCCTGGGCATCAGCGGCGGGTCCAACGGCGGCCTGCTGATGGGCGTGGAACTGACCCAGCACCCCGAGCTGTGGGGGGCGGTCGCCATCAAGGTGCCGCTCCTGGACATGCTGCGTTATGAGGCCATCGCCGCTGGTTCGTCCTGGGTGGCGGAATACGGCAGCGTGGCGGTGCCGGAGGAACGGGCCTTCCTGGCCAGTTATTCCCCCTACCAGCGACTGGACCCGACCAAGGCCTATCCCGAAACCCTGATCATGACCGCCACCCATGACGATCGCGTGGGGCCGGGCCACGCCCGCAAGTTCGCGGCGCGGATGGAGGCGCTGGGCAAGCCCGTGCTGTTCTATGAAAGTGACGAGGGCGGCCACGGCACGCGCGGCCTGGACGACGCGGCCCGCGCCCGGGGGCCCGCCCTGGAACTGGCCTATTTCGCCGCCCGCCTGATGCCGCAGCGGCGTGAGGCCCTGCCGGCCGGTCAAGTCGTGGCGGGTGCGGGTAACTGA